A single genomic interval of Parvularcula marina harbors:
- the rsmD gene encoding 16S rRNA (guanine(966)-N(2))-methyltransferase RsmD yields the protein MRIVGGEFRGRSIVAPKGMATRPTTDRTRESLFNILTHKEGFELEGARVIDLFAGSGALGFEAVSRGAEFCLFVETAAAARGAIRDNQEALGLTGKTRIHRRSATHLGEKPSGMGAPFTLAFLDAPYGQGLIEPALVALRDGHWLSSRALCVVEQGKGEDAPSADGFTLDDERAFGDSVIRFLKLN from the coding sequence ATGCGCATTGTCGGCGGGGAATTCCGGGGGCGGTCGATTGTGGCGCCGAAAGGCATGGCGACACGGCCGACGACCGACCGGACGCGCGAGAGCCTGTTCAATATCCTGACGCATAAGGAAGGTTTCGAGCTTGAAGGCGCGCGGGTCATTGATCTATTCGCCGGCTCCGGCGCGCTGGGGTTCGAGGCGGTCTCACGCGGGGCGGAGTTCTGCCTGTTCGTTGAGACAGCGGCCGCCGCACGCGGTGCGATCCGCGATAATCAGGAGGCGCTGGGCCTCACCGGCAAGACGCGTATTCACCGCCGCTCGGCGACCCATCTGGGGGAGAAGCCGTCTGGCATGGGCGCGCCTTTCACGCTCGCCTTCCTTGATGCACCTTACGGGCAGGGCCTGATCGAACCGGCACTGGTAGCGCTTCGTGACGGGCACTGGCTGTCCTCCAGGGCGCTCTGCGTTGTTGAGCAGGGCAAGGGAGAGGATGCACCCTCCGCTGACGGATTTACCCTCGATGATGAACGCGCTTTTGGCGACAGCGTGATCCGGTTTCTGAAATTAAATTGA
- a CDS encoding DUF1993 domain-containing protein, with amino-acid sequence MSLPLSQLAKSTTGRTFGSLINILTKAEAYAAERGTDEAVLLGWRLAPDMFPMSRQIQIASDISARGMARLAGVEIPSKDDTEKSFADLRERASWASAYIKDLDDASIDADPDGTVTFPVGRDGETMTLPRQAYLCHFILPNLYFHASTAYGLLRSCGVPLGKRDFLGG; translated from the coding sequence ATGAGCTTGCCACTCTCTCAGCTTGCAAAGAGCACAACTGGTCGCACATTCGGGTCACTTATCAACATCCTGACAAAGGCTGAAGCCTACGCAGCTGAGCGCGGCACAGACGAGGCAGTTCTGCTCGGCTGGCGGCTTGCGCCGGACATGTTTCCGATGAGCCGTCAGATCCAGATTGCGAGTGATATTTCTGCTCGAGGAATGGCACGGCTGGCTGGCGTCGAGATCCCAAGCAAGGATGACACGGAGAAGAGCTTTGCGGACCTGCGCGAGCGTGCGTCCTGGGCATCGGCATATATCAAGGATCTTGACGATGCGTCGATTGATGCTGACCCAGATGGCACAGTGACTTTCCCGGTCGGCCGTGACGGTGAAACCATGACTCTGCCGAGACAGGCTTATCTGTGCCATTTTATACTTCCCAACCTCTATTTCCACGCATCCACAGCCTATGGATTGTTGCGGTCATGCGGGGTGCCGCTTGGAAAAAGGGACTTCCTCGGCGGTT
- a CDS encoding pseudouridine synthase → MTEQSESKESENSGERIAKVLARAGVASRRDSEKLITQGRVTVDGKTLDTPAFKVLPGQDIRVDGERIGKAEPVRLWRYHKPDNLVSTHKDPQGRATVFEALPAGMPRVISVGRLDLTTEGLLLLTTDGGLARLLELPSTGWKRRYRVRAYGRTNERALEALKDGVEIDGVQYGPVEAKLDKQQGGNSWLTIAISEGKNREVRAICRHLGLTVNRLIRTSYGPFQLGALKLGEIEEVPRKQLIEQLGPKKAKEVGLA, encoded by the coding sequence ATGACTGAACAATCTGAATCGAAAGAATCGGAAAATAGCGGCGAGCGTATCGCCAAAGTGCTTGCTCGGGCCGGTGTCGCCTCTCGCCGCGATTCGGAAAAGCTGATCACTCAAGGGCGGGTCACGGTCGATGGGAAAACGCTCGACACCCCGGCCTTCAAGGTTCTGCCCGGTCAGGACATCCGCGTCGATGGCGAACGGATCGGCAAGGCAGAGCCCGTGCGGCTGTGGCGTTATCACAAGCCTGACAATCTCGTCTCGACGCATAAGGATCCACAAGGGCGGGCGACGGTGTTCGAGGCGCTGCCCGCCGGGATGCCGCGGGTGATCTCGGTTGGGCGGCTTGATCTGACGACGGAAGGATTGCTGCTTCTCACCACCGATGGCGGCCTTGCGCGTCTTCTTGAGCTGCCTTCGACAGGGTGGAAGCGCCGCTACCGCGTGCGGGCCTATGGCCGGACGAATGAGCGGGCGCTGGAGGCACTCAAAGACGGGGTCGAAATCGACGGCGTCCAGTATGGGCCGGTTGAGGCGAAACTCGACAAGCAGCAGGGCGGGAACAGCTGGCTGACGATCGCGATCAGTGAAGGGAAGAACCGCGAGGTCCGCGCGATTTGCCGTCATCTGGGGCTGACCGTGAACAGGCTGATCCGCACCTCATACGGACCGTTCCAGCTTGGCGCACTCAAGCTCGGTGAGATCGAGGAAGTGCCGCGCAAGCAGCTTATCGAACAGCTCGGCCCGAAAAAGGCGAAAGAGGTAGGGCTCGCCTGA
- a CDS encoding DUF938 domain-containing protein — protein MTHEHHSGSNGKQIALEERMAHGAKLTSPSVARNRDVILEAFRKHMPTNGLILEIASGTGEHGAYLTKALPDLIWQPSDPDENSRVSITAYGEDISGGRLHLPFSIDVTEYGWWDSPDIGNIDGMVSINMTHITHFNATEGLFRGAAALLKPGERLFFYGPYSINGEMAESNRAFDADLKRRDPEWGVRDLEAQILPLAHNHAFHLIAAEHVPANNMVVVFEKG, from the coding sequence ATGACTCATGAACATCACAGCGGCTCCAATGGAAAGCAGATCGCGCTTGAGGAGCGTATGGCGCATGGCGCGAAATTGACCTCCCCATCTGTGGCCAGAAACCGCGATGTTATTCTGGAAGCCTTCAGAAAGCATATGCCGACGAATGGTCTCATTCTTGAAATCGCCTCTGGCACAGGTGAACACGGAGCTTATCTGACGAAAGCCTTGCCCGACCTCATCTGGCAACCTTCAGATCCGGACGAAAACTCTCGCGTTAGTATTACGGCGTATGGAGAGGATATATCTGGCGGGCGTCTCCATCTGCCATTCAGCATCGATGTGACCGAATATGGTTGGTGGGACTCTCCTGACATCGGCAATATTGATGGCATGGTGTCAATCAACATGACGCATATCACCCATTTCAATGCGACTGAGGGTCTTTTCCGAGGGGCAGCAGCCCTGCTCAAACCAGGCGAGAGATTATTCTTCTACGGACCATACTCTATCAACGGCGAAATGGCAGAAAGTAACCGGGCATTCGATGCTGACCTCAAACGCCGAGATCCCGAATGGGGCGTGCGTGACCTCGAAGCTCAGATCCTGCCACTCGCGCATAATCACGCCTTTCACCTCATTGCTGCCGAGCACGTCCCGGCCAATAATATGGTAGTGGTGTTCGAGAAGGGGTGA